A window from Gossypium raimondii isolate GPD5lz chromosome 7, ASM2569854v1, whole genome shotgun sequence encodes these proteins:
- the LOC105787109 gene encoding uncharacterized protein LOC105787109: MSTKIDLSLSRPNRIYRPSEPLEGKILVKSASSISHYGIRMAINGSVNLQVRGGSAGVIESFYGVVKPITILSRTLEIRPSGKIVSGTTEIPFSITLRNPKEDNSERFYETFHGTNISIQYLATVDIMRGYLHKSLSATVEFIVESDKADLLNPPISPEMVIFYITQDTQRHPILPELKSGGFRITGRISTQCSMLEPLSGELTVEASVLPICSIDIHLLRVESVLLGEKIITETSLIQTTQIADGDVCRNMTLPIYVVLPRLLTCPTVLAGPFSIEFKVAIVIFFQSELSRLHPKSDPLTPRLWMAMETLPLELVRARER, translated from the exons ATGTCAACAAAAATAGACCTCTCACTCTCCCGACCCAACCGCATCTATCGCCCCTCC GAGCCTCTTGAAGGCAAAATCTTGGTGAAGTCTGCATCTTCCATTTCTCACTATGGAATTCGCATGGCCATCAACGGCTCAGTCAACCTCCAG GTTCGGGGAGGATCGGCAGGAGTCATCGAGTCCTTTTATGGTGTTGTCAAACCAATTACCATCCT GAGTAGGACCCTTGAGATTAGACCATCTGGGAAAATTGTTTCAGGTACAACAGAG ATACCTTTCTCTATAACTCTGCGGAATCCTAAAGAAGATAATTCAGAAAGGTTTTATGAGACCTTCCATGGAACCAATATTAGCATCCAG TATTTGGCAACTGTAGATATAATGAGAGGATACCTGCACAAATCATTATCTGctacagtggaattcatagtaGAAAGTGATAAAG CTGATCTTCTTAATCCACCAATTTCTCCTGAGATGGTTATCTTTTACATTACTCAGGACACTCAAAGACATCCTATACTTCCAGAACTGAAATCAG GTGGCTTTCGTATCACAGGAAGAATATCCACGCAATGTTCGATGCTTGAACCTCTCAGTGGAGAACTAACAGTGGAAGCATCTGTGCTTCCCATTTGTTCTATTGACATTCACTTACTTCGTGTAGAGTCAGTTCTTCTTGGGGAAAAAATCATCACTGAAACTTCTTTGATACAGACTACACAG ATAGCAGATGGAGATGTCTGTCGCAATATGACTTTGCCAATATATGTTGTATTACCCCGTCTTTTGACTTGTCCAACTGTTTTAGCCGG TCCATTCTCTATCGAATTCAAAGTTGCAATAGTCATCTTCTTTCAGTCTGAATTATCCAGATTACATCCAAAATCTGATCCACTAACTCCAAGATTATGG ATGGCAATGGAAACTCTCCCACTTGAACTTGTTCGAGCAAG GGAAAGATGA